Below is a window of Chitinivorax tropicus DNA.
ATGGCGGTGAGCGTTACGCCCACAGCTACTACAACGACAACTGGCTGGCCGCCCGAGGGCTCAATCTGTCACCCTTGATCGACCAGATCAAAGCCTGTGCGGAGCAAGGGCATGCATTGCCGACGCTGGCGGTTGCGAGCCGGTAACAAAATACCCCGGGATTTGAAGAGAATGTTTCGTTAATGAGACTGAGCCAACTCGCCGGTTTGAGCGCTGATAATAGATAGACTGGATCGGGGCCTCGATGGCTGTATGGTTGGCACCTCCAATTCTCTGAGGATACACCCTGAGTCAACAATCAACAGAGAGATCACCGCCAGCTTGGTATCAGAGATCCATGCACCGTGGTGGTGCGCGCGCGGTGGCTGAGGTTGAGACGAAATGGCGTTTGAGAAAGTAATCAAAAATAGAGCACCAATCAATCAGCTTGATCTGGTAGTCTGGGTAGCATCTTTTTCTGAATCCTAATTTGTTGTTTTTTTTAATTTCTTTCCTGATAAATTACACCATACTCTCTAATATGTTGATTTGATTTTCTAGAATTGACAGGGTTGGAACGTTGACATGATGAAAAGCACTATGCAAAAATTCTCTTTGCAAATCATTCCTGCAATTTTCTAAATCTGTAAATGCTCTCCTGCTATGAGGATAGATTGAATGAGAGGCTTAAGTCTCACGGATCTGGAGGTTGTGGGTTGGGTATCGGATGATACAGTCCATGCTACCGTTGTCGGTGTGGGCTTTGGACTGCTGGTATGGTGCTCATCGCTCTGGTATGGCACCCTTGCATAGGTTGCGAATCTATTCGAATTGGTTATTGAGAAATTAATACAGGCTGGACCAATGGAAAAGGTGCTTCCTGGGTAATGTTTTGGAATCTGTTTTTCAGATGCGCTTGCTTGAAAAACAAATTATTGCTCGTGGATTTAATTTATTCCAATCCACATTTTTAAAATGAATTGACGATTAAGGTGGGATGATGAGTAGTAAGCTTAGAGAGTTTGCCATGTTGTTTTCAATTTCCGGTTTGGCTTCAGTGTTTTGTCACCAAGTTGGGTTGGTAGAGCGTGGTGATATAGTTTGGCTGCTTGCTACATATTTTATATGTGGCTTGATCCATCCTTTTGCACGACGAGCAGCCCGACGAGCAGCCCGACAAGCAACCCTCCGTCAGTTGGCCAGCACCCAGAGGCGGGATCAGGCCTGCGAATAGAGTGGGGCTAGATCAGCAATCTATATCCTCAGGTAGTTCATCATATAATCTGGTCAGCTATGGCTGACTCTGTTGCTCAAATCCACCGACACCATGGCTTGGTAAGATAACACCCTGACTGAGCCCTCCTCAAAACGAATTCGAACCATCAGTTGGAAAGCCCACCGCCAATCCCTTATTCAGCACCGCTCAATGTCCATCTGGGCGGGCATAAGCTTGTCATGGCTGTATTTATAGCGATGTATTGACTCAGTAAAAATATATAGTAACCCACTAAAATTACACGGATCATAATTTATATAGAAGACCATGATGGGTATGGTATTTGAAAAAAATAATTGATAGATAGGTTATCCGTGCGTGGTGGTTGTGGTGTAAATCCGTTTGGAGAAAGTGAAAATTCGCCCCGCTCAGGGTTTATGCAAGAGGGACTTGGTGTGGTGAGAATAGCATCAGTCAGGTTTTGATGAGAAATGGCTACAAATTGTCAGATTTGAATTGAAGGGAATGTGTCGGTGATGAAGTATGTGTATGGTTTGCTATACCTTTTGATAGTTTTTGTTTCTGGAGAGATTACCCAGCAGATTGGTGTGTACTTCAATTCGAAATACGATCTTTTTCTGATGGGGGTGGTAATTTCGGCCAGCACTGTCAGTGCTTTATGGAAAAGAAGAAACAGAAACCTGATGCCAGCGTCACAAAAAAGCCTCTCAGATTGAGAGGCTTTTTTGTTGTGAAGGGTGGTGAGATCAGCGACGTTCAATCGCCAGTGCCACGCCCATGCCACCGCCGATGCACAGTGTTGCCAGACCTTTCTTGGCGTCACGGCGGATCATTTCGTGAATCAAGGTCACCAGAACACGGTTGCCAGATGCGCCTATCGGGTGGCCCAGTGCAATGGCGCCACCGTTGACATTGACACGGCTCATGTCCCACTTCAGCTCTTTTGATACGCCCAATGCTTGGGCAGCGAAGGCTTCGTTGGCTTCGATGAGGTCGATTTGGTCAAGGCTCCAGCCTGCGCGTGCCAGGGTGCGCTGGGTGGCGGGGACTGGCCCCATGCCCATGATGGAAGGCTCGACGCCTGCGGAAGCGTAGGCTTTGACATAGGCCAATGGCTTGAGGCCTAGCTCGGCGGCTTTCTTGGCGGACATCATGATTACAGCAGATGCGCCATCATTGATGCCTGATGCATTGCCTGCTGTGACGGTGCCTTCTTTGTTGAAAGCGGGTTTGAGCTTGGTTAGGCCCTCCATGGTGCTGCCGATTTTGATGTATTCGTCTTGATTGAATACGATCGGATCGCCTTTGCGCTGTGGAATCTCAATACCGATGATTTCATCTGCGAATTTGCCCGCTTTTTGCGCTGCCTCGGCTTTCTGCTGCGAGCCCAGGGCAAATTCGTCCTGCTCGGTGCGTGAGATGCCGTATTTGCTGGCGATGTTCTCAGCGGTGACGCCCATGTGGTATTGGTTGTATACGTCGGTCAGGCCGTCGTAGACCATGCTGTCCACCAGTGTGCCATTGCCCATGCGGATGCCGTTGCGGCTGTTGTTCAGCAGGTGCGGCGAGGCGGACATGTTCTCTTGACCGCCAGCGATGATGATATCGCTGTCACCCTGTGCAATGGCCTGGGCTGCAAGGTGGGTGGTCTTCAGGCCTGAGCCGCATACCTGGTTGATGGTGAGCCCTGGGATGTGAACCGGCAGCCCGGCTTTGATCAAGGCTTGACGGGCAGGGTTTTGGCCCAGTCCGGCTGTCAGCACATTGCCCATGATGACTTCGCAGACTTGATCGGGCGTGATGCCAGTTTTGTCGAGCAACGCCTTGATAACTTTTGCGCCCAGGTCGGGTGCGCTGATGCCCGCCAACGCACCACCAAACGAGCCAATCGCTGTACGGCCCGCTGCAACAATCACGACTTCATTCATGTCAGTCTCTCCAGATTGAGGTGACGTGCCCGCCAGAGGGCGGACACGCTTGGTTTTTGATAGGCAGGATGATACCGTGCCTCAAACTTTGACAGCACGTTCCTTCACATATCGACCAGGTGCTGGCTCGATGGGTTTGTACTGACGGTTGCCCAATGTCTTGGGTGAGGCCACCAATTTGCCGGACTGGGGGGCCAGCCATGCATCCCAATCGGCCCACCAGCTTCCTGGGCGAGACTCGGCACCTTCCAGCCAGGCATCGGCTGATTGATTCAGGTTGTCGTTGACCCAGTAGTTCCGCTTGCCCAGCTTGACTGGGTTGATCGACCCTGCGATATGACCAGACGCACCTAGCACATAGCGTACTGGCCCACCTAGCAGGGCATTGGTCAGATAGGCGGTTTTCCACGGCGCAATGTGATCTTCGCGAGCGGCGAAGTTGTAGACGGGGAGGGTCACCTGCTTCATGTCGATCTTGACGCCGCATAGCTCTGTCGTGCCGGGGGTTGC
It encodes the following:
- a CDS encoding acetyl-CoA C-acetyltransferase — protein: MNEVVIVAAGRTAIGSFGGALAGISAPDLGAKVIKALLDKTGITPDQVCEVIMGNVLTAGLGQNPARQALIKAGLPVHIPGLTINQVCGSGLKTTHLAAQAIAQGDSDIIIAGGQENMSASPHLLNNSRNGIRMGNGTLVDSMVYDGLTDVYNQYHMGVTAENIASKYGISRTEQDEFALGSQQKAEAAQKAGKFADEIIGIEIPQRKGDPIVFNQDEYIKIGSTMEGLTKLKPAFNKEGTVTAGNASGINDGASAVIMMSAKKAAELGLKPLAYVKAYASAGVEPSIMGMGPVPATQRTLARAGWSLDQIDLIEANEAFAAQALGVSKELKWDMSRVNVNGGAIALGHPIGASGNRVLVTLIHEMIRRDAKKGLATLCIGGGMGVALAIERR